A genomic segment from Hypanus sabinus isolate sHypSab1 chromosome 8, sHypSab1.hap1, whole genome shotgun sequence encodes:
- the LOC132397721 gene encoding serine protease 23-like, with protein MGQLRILLVMLYFANHSRVSNTYSNTTWNRQRIPMLLPQETVKLGKPRFSAKAKPDLITHCNAECLWREAHPSLEDLKENLSFETIYTNGTRTLTKVDISGFGFNSLLSETRPPRQSRSRRKRQIFGADGRFDIRGKKFLLNFPFSTTVKISTGCTGILVSERHVLTAAHCIHDGKDYVKGAKKLKVGFLIENLKAQLPKSSKLPPKLLTRWSRVKRTQVPRGWIRSQNELSMDYDYALLELKRPHNKPYMEFTVMPSSAQVAGKRIHFSGFDSDRPGQLVYRFCSIINETPHLIYQHCDAQPGSSGSGVYAKLWLPEKHEWERKIVGIFSGHQWVDLNGVQQDYNVAVRITPLKYAQICYWIKGNYSECYSN; from the coding sequence ATGGGGCAATTAAGGATTCTACTGGTTATGTTGTATTTCGCCAACCACTCCCGGGTATCTAACACGTACTCTAATACAACCTGGAACAGACAGAGGATCCCAATGCTCCTTCCTCAAGAAACAGTGAAGCTAGGCAAGCCGCGATTTTCTGCCAAAGCCAAACCGGACCTGATAACCCACTGCAATGCAGAGTGCCTGTGGAGAGAAGCTCACCCATCCTTAGAGGACTTGAAGGAAAATCTCTCTTTTGAAACAATTTACACCAATGGCACTCGAACCCTTACCAAGGTAGACATCTCTGGCTTTGGCTTCAACTCCCTACTCTCAGAAACGCGCCCCCCGCGGCAGTCACGGTCCCGGCGCAAGCGACAGATCTTTGGGGCGGATGGCAGGTTCGATATTCGTGGAAAGAAGTTCCTGCTCAACTTCCCATTTTCTACAACAGTGAAGATCTCCACAGGGTGCACGGGCATCCTGGTGTCAGAGAGACACGTGTTAACCGCAGCACATTGCATCCACGATGGGAAGGATTATGTCAAAGGAGCAAAAAAGTTAAAGGTTGGGTTTTTAATAGAGAATCTGAAAGCCCAGTTGCCAAAAAGCTCTAAGCTTCCACCAAAACTCTTGACAAGGTGGTCACGGGTCAAACGCACACAGGTTCCAAGGGGCTGGATACGATCTCAGAATGAACTCAGTATGGACTATGACTATGCGTTGTTGGAACTGAAGAGGCCACATAATAAACCATACATGGAGTTCACAGTTATGCCATCTTCAGCCCAAGTGGCTGGCAAGAGAATTCACTTTTCTGGATTTGATAGTGACAGACCTGGGCAACTGGTGTATCGATTTTGCTCCATAATCAATGAGACACCTCATCTTATTTACCAGCACTGTGATGCCCAACCGGGTTCTAGTGGTTCTGGTGTGTACGCCAAGTTGTGGTTGCCAGAGAAACACGAATGGGAAAGGAAAATCGTTGGAATATTTTCGGGCCACCAGTGGGTGGACCTCAACGGGGTGCAGCAAGATTACAACGTGGCAGTCCGAATCACACCGCTGAAGTATGCACAAATCTGTTATTGGATCAAAGGGAATTACAGCGAATGCTACTCCAATTGA